The window TGCACTGGATCTGGTCTCGATCCAGACCCAGACGCGCGTGCAGGGCCAGAAGGTTCGCCGGAACAAGTCGCTCACCGAGATCAACCACTACGAGGCCGAACACGACGAGATCAACGTCCAGGACGTATACCAGTGGCAGGCCGAAACCGACGAGTATCTCAAGATGGGCGAGTCGAACACCCTCGAGGAGATCAAGTTCGACCGCGGCTGGAGCGACGAGAAACTGCAGACCGAGCTGTTCAAGCGCCAGGTCATCCTGGCATACCTGATCAAAAACGACCTCAACACCTACGCTCAGGTCGCCGCGACGGCGCAGGCGTTCATCAACGACCCGGACACGATCATGACGCTCATCGCCAACGGCCAACTCGAGAACAGCCTCGAGGATCTCCGGGAGATGGAGAGCGTGTTGATCGACGTCGATCCGGAGAAAGAGGAACTCGTCCCGCGACCGGATTCGACCACCGAGACCTACAACCTCGCGATGGATCTGCTCGAGCGGGCCGAGGAATCCCTCTTCGAGGAGTATCGGGGCAACGTCCCGAGCGGACTTGCGAGCGCACTCAGTGACGTCGAACCGGCCGAACCGATCGAGGTCGATCGGGCAGATGTCGACGAGTTCGACTTCGGCGGTGACGTCGACGAGGACGTCTCGGACGAGGCGTGGGATCTCGGCGATGGTTCGACCGAGTTCGGCTTCGATTCGGGCGAGAGTCCGTCCTGGCTCGACGACGACGGTGGATTCGGGATGGACGACGGAAGCGACGAGGCGGAGGCAACGGCGACGGCCGACGCATCGCCAGAAGCGACACCCGATACGGCGACACCGACGTCCGAATCACTACCAGAGACCGGGTCTGCTATCGAAGCTGCCGACACTGACACGCCAGTTCCGGAACTCGAGGGCGAGACTGAACCAGAATCGAGCCGGAACGTGGAACCTGGATCTGGATCGAGTGTGGGGGAAGGGTCGTCTTCGCCCCAGCCTTCGCCCTCGTCCCAACCCGCGCCCTCACCGTCGTCCGATTCCGCCCATGCCGACGACGGGTCGAGCGCTCCGTCCACTCACTCGAGTGGGGACGCAGACAACATCGGAGACGAGGGTGGAACCACCGAACAGACCTTCGAGGGGCTGTTCTCGGATATGGGATCGACGCTCGAGCGCCTCGAAGAGGAGCCCGGCCGTGACCCTGACCTCGTGTCAGATACGGGTGACAAGCCTGACACGTCGGACTTCGATGAGATGTTCCCCGATCGTGGTCTCGATTCGATCTTTGGGTCTGAGTCGCCACCGGAACCCGGTGAGGATGCCGGTTCGCCACCGCCGGGGCCTGGTGCGAACGAGCCCCTCGACCTCGATGAGGGTCGCTCGTCGACGACCGATCAGTCGATGACGGCCGCCGAGACGGACGAAACGTTGTTCGAGGAATCGGGGTCGATCTTCAGCGACGACGCCGACGAATCGTCGGACAGCGATGACGCAGACGACGAGTCCGGCTCGATTTTTAGCGACGATTCGGGAGCGTCGTCCGTCGATGACGACGGGGGATCGATTTTCAGCGACGACGATGCTGATGGATCGATCTTCGATGACGACGACAACGATGACGCAGACGGCGAGTCCGGCTCGATTTTCAGCGATGATGAGGAGGAAACGGACACATGAGCTTACAGCGGAGTGATGGCCCTGGCGGCGTGGCCGCCAGTTCGGACGTTCTGGGGGAGACGTTTTATCCCCTCTACAGTCGGCTGTTCGGGGATGACAGCCAGTTCGTCTCCGACGTCGAGTTGAAACTGGCCCAGGCGCGGATGACCGACACGGTCGAGATGTACCTCTCGCGGTCACTCGGCGTCGGCTTCCTCTCGGGGTTGGTTCTCTGGTTGATGGGCTTGATGCTGGGCTACGGGCTGTTTGCGACCGGCGTCGTGCAGGTCGATACGATCATCGGCATGCCCGTCCGGAACCCGACCGTCCTCGAGGTCATCCAGATGACGCGCATTCCCGCGCTCATCCTCGCGACGGGGCTGTTCTTCGGAACGATCGGATTCGCCCTCGGCTTTGGCTCCCTCGTCGCCATTCCGTACTCGCGAGCGTCGGCGCGCAAACGCGAGATCAACATGCTCATGACCGACTCCGTCTCGTTCATGTACGCACTGTCGGTCGGCGGACTCAACCAGCTCGAGATCCTCGAGGCGATGGCCGAGGCCGACGACACCTACGGCGAGGTCGCAAAGGAGTTCCAGAGCATCGTCCAGGAGACCGAATACTTCGACGTCGACTACCGGACGGCGATTCGCAATCAGGCGATCGAAACCCCGAGTGACGACCTCTCGCAGTTCCTGACGGACATGCTCTCGATCGTCAACAGCGGTGGGGACATGGAGAGCTTCCTCGAAGACAAGAAAGAAAAGCACATGCGGACGGCCAAGCAGGAACAGGAGCTGACTCTCGAGACGCTCGAGCTGTTCGGCGAGATGTACATGACGCTCTCGCTGTTCCCGCTCCTGTTGATCATCATCCTGGTGATCATGCAGATGGTGCCAGATGCCGACGTCGATACGAACCTGCTGTACCTGGCCGTCTATGGCCTGATCCCGCTCACTGGAGTCGGATTTATCGTCCTCGTCTCGACGGTCAAACACGACGAGCCCGGCGATGGCTATCTCACGTCGACCTCGGGTGACGACACCCGGATCAGAAGCGCGCAAGAACAGGGCCTGCTCAATCTGGGGCTGATCGAGCAGTACACCGGCAGCCACCGCGTCTTCGACCGGATCAAAAACCGAGAGGGAACTCACGAGACGGTCAACGTCCTCCGCCGGCCCCACATCTTCTTCCGGGACAACCCGCTGCTCACCCTCGCGCTGACGGTGCCGGCGGCGCTCGTCGTCGTCACGATCGCGATGGCCAACGGCTCGGCACCGACGTCGTGGGAGGGCCTGAAACAGCGTCCAGTCTGGGGAACGTTCATCTACGTCTACGCGCCGCTGTACATCACGATGGTGCCGCTGGCGATCTTCCGCGAGTGGAACGTCCTCTCACGAAGGGCCGTGGTAAAGACGCTCTCGGAAGACCTGCGCAAACTCGCGAGCGCAAACGACACTGGACTTACCCTCCTCGAGTCACTGAAATCGGTGTCGGACACCACCTCCGGGAAACTCGCCCGCGAACTCGAGTTGATGCACACCAAGGTTAACTACGGGATGAGCCTCTCGGAGGCGCTCATCGAGTTCAACAACAAGTATCACATCCCGCGGCTGGCACGGACGATCAAGCTGATCACGAAATCACAAGAAGCGTCGAACCAGATTTCGGCCGTGCTCCGGACGGCCGCCCGCTCGAGCGAGAACAACGACGATATCGAGCGTGAACGCAAGTCCCGAACGCGGATGCAGGTGGTCATCATCATCATGACGTTCATGACGCTGCTGGCGGTGATCGCCATCCTGCAGACCCAGTTCATCGGGACGATGGCCGGACTCGAGACCGGTGGAAGCAGCGACGTCGCTGCCGACGGTGCCGGGAGCCAGTTGGCTGACGCCGATTTCAGTGAGAACGTCGACATCGACTTGCTTTCGGTGTTGTTCTTCCACGCGGTGACGTTGCAGGCGATCCTCTCGGGGTTCATAAGCGGCTACATCCGCGATGCGGATCTCCTGAGCGGGTTGAAGTACGTGATCATCCTCTCGACTATCGCCCTCATTGCCTGGGCACTGGTGGCATGAGATGAGCAAACGGCGTCCACACACGAACACGGTCTCGATCTCGCTGGCCGATCGCGGCCAGACGACGCAGGATTTCGCCGTCGGTATCGGTATCTTCCTGCTCGCCGTGGCGTTCGTCTTCTCGTTCGTCCCGACGCTCATCACGCCGTTCGCGACCTCGACGGCCTCGGAGACCGCACAGGCTGACCGGATCGCTGACGAGATCGTCGCCAACTACTCGGAGGAACCAAACCAGCTCGATCTGACGGCGCTCGAGTCGGCGAACGTGAGCGAGTTGGGCGTTCGGGCAGTCGACGACCACCAGATCGATCGGGTGAACATTACGGTAGTGAACACGAGTGATGGCGGCGGGACGTTCGCCCATCCGGAGGATAGTCCGTACACCGACGAGTCGGCCGGGAGTGCGACGCGACTGGTGACGGTCACCGAGGACGCCGACATCGAGTGCGATAGGGGCTGTAAACTCATCGTGAGGGTGTGGTAACCATGTCAGGACGTCGATCCCAGGCGAGGAAACCGCGCCCACGAGGTGGCCGGCCGCTCTCGTCGACCGACAGAGGTCAGGCCTTTACCCTCGAGGGGTTCGTGGCGGCGTTCATTCTCCTGATCGCGGTGTTGTTCGCGGTGCAGTCGGTGGTCATCACGCCCTCGACCGGCGGGGCGGTGGATCGAACGGCACAGGCACAGCTCCAGCAGCAGACTCAGGACGCGCTGATTATTGCCCAGCAGGAAAATAATCTGTCGGTGATGGTTCGCCAGATCGAATTCGATAATGACGACTTCGATGGGTTCCACAACGAGACTACCGGTGCCCAAGGCGTCTACTCCATGAGCGACTTCGGCAACGAATCGACGCTCGGGGCAGTGTTGAACCAGAACCTGGATGCGGGCCAGCGGTACAACGTGGAGTTGCACTATCAGTCGCTCGATCCCGATGGCGACTCTCCGGAGCCGATCAAACTCGTCGATCAGGGCTCGCCCTCGAGTACGGCGGTGACGGCGAGTTATACGGTCGTGTTACACGGGAACCAGTCGATCACGACACCGGGTGAGAACAGAACGCTCGCTGATGTCTCCGACCCGGATGAGGAGTACATACCCCATCTAAACGACGGTGATTCCCTCTACAACGTCGTCGAAGTACGGGTGGTCGTATGGTGATCGCTATCGGAGACTCGAGCGGCGACCACGCCGGCGGCCACGACCGCGGCCAACTCGTCCTCATCGCCGCAATCACCATCGCGTTCATCCTTCTCGGCGTCGTCGTCGTGTTCAACGGCGTGCTCTACACCCAGACGCTCTCCTCGAGCGCCTCGACCCAGACGGTGTCGGATACCGATCGGACGATGCTCGAGGTGACCGATGGGGTCTGTGCCGTTTCGCCGAACGGTGAACTCGATGATGCTGCGATGGATGACTTGCAGGATCGATATCCAAGCGTCCGATCGGGGTCGACGGCGGCGGCTGTGACGATCGAATATACGCACCCAGATAACAGCACTGTGAACGTAACCGTCACGTACGCGTCGACCGACCTCGAGTTCACGCGAACGGAGACGGTCGACCTCGAGGATTGCCCAGAGGAGGTGGAGGCATGATCGGCCGTTCCGAAACCGATCGCGCCGTCTCCATCGCCATCACCCACGTCCTCACCATCGCGATTACCACAGTGCTCATCTCCGGCCTGCTCATCTCCGCCGGCAGCCTCCTCGCCGGCGAAACCGACCGCAGCGCCCAGCGATCCCTCGATACCATCGGTGAACGCCTCTCGGGCGAGATCTCGAGCGTCGAGCGGTTAGCTGCTGACGGTGAGGCTGAGACAGTGCGATTGACCGTCGAACACCCCTCGA of the Natronosalvus vescus genome contains:
- a CDS encoding DUF7288 family protein yields the protein MSGRRSQARKPRPRGGRPLSSTDRGQAFTLEGFVAAFILLIAVLFAVQSVVITPSTGGAVDRTAQAQLQQQTQDALIIAQQENNLSVMVRQIEFDNDDFDGFHNETTGAQGVYSMSDFGNESTLGAVLNQNLDAGQRYNVELHYQSLDPDGDSPEPIKLVDQGSPSSTAVTASYTVVLHGNQSITTPGENRTLADVSDPDEEYIPHLNDGDSLYNVVEVRVVVW
- a CDS encoding DUF7261 family protein; protein product: MVIAIGDSSGDHAGGHDRGQLVLIAAITIAFILLGVVVVFNGVLYTQTLSSSASTQTVSDTDRTMLEVTDGVCAVSPNGELDDAAMDDLQDRYPSVRSGSTAAAVTIEYTHPDNSTVNVTVTYASTDLEFTRTETVDLEDCPEEVEA
- a CDS encoding type II secretion system F family protein — its product is MSLQRSDGPGGVAASSDVLGETFYPLYSRLFGDDSQFVSDVELKLAQARMTDTVEMYLSRSLGVGFLSGLVLWLMGLMLGYGLFATGVVQVDTIIGMPVRNPTVLEVIQMTRIPALILATGLFFGTIGFALGFGSLVAIPYSRASARKREINMLMTDSVSFMYALSVGGLNQLEILEAMAEADDTYGEVAKEFQSIVQETEYFDVDYRTAIRNQAIETPSDDLSQFLTDMLSIVNSGGDMESFLEDKKEKHMRTAKQEQELTLETLELFGEMYMTLSLFPLLLIIILVIMQMVPDADVDTNLLYLAVYGLIPLTGVGFIVLVSTVKHDEPGDGYLTSTSGDDTRIRSAQEQGLLNLGLIEQYTGSHRVFDRIKNREGTHETVNVLRRPHIFFRDNPLLTLALTVPAALVVVTIAMANGSAPTSWEGLKQRPVWGTFIYVYAPLYITMVPLAIFREWNVLSRRAVVKTLSEDLRKLASANDTGLTLLESLKSVSDTTSGKLARELELMHTKVNYGMSLSEALIEFNNKYHIPRLARTIKLITKSQEASNQISAVLRTAARSSENNDDIERERKSRTRMQVVIIIMTFMTLLAVIAILQTQFIGTMAGLETGGSSDVAADGAGSQLADADFSENVDIDLLSVLFFHAVTLQAILSGFISGYIRDADLLSGLKYVIILSTIALIAWALVA
- a CDS encoding DUF7266 family protein; the protein is MIGRSETDRAVSIAITHVLTIAITTVLISGLLISAGSLLAGETDRSAQRSLDTIGERLSGEISSVERLAADGEAETVRLTVEHPSMVASERYTVTLYNSTDSDVCADDAPLLTGDTNCMHLQTQSGSVDVYVPVTADVDDESSVAGGTITIVYEDDQITLERGT
- a CDS encoding DUF7287 family protein, coding for MSKRRPHTNTVSISLADRGQTTQDFAVGIGIFLLAVAFVFSFVPTLITPFATSTASETAQADRIADEIVANYSEEPNQLDLTALESANVSELGVRAVDDHQIDRVNITVVNTSDGGGTFAHPEDSPYTDESAGSATRLVTVTEDADIECDRGCKLIVRVW